Proteins from a genomic interval of Pseudoalteromonas sp. MEBiC 03607:
- the queE gene encoding 7-carboxy-7-deazaguanine synthase QueE, producing the protein MYKINEVFETIQGEASFTGTPSIFLRLQGCPVGCAWCDTKQTWDVDNVYKVSLDDTVEKKADSDHWAEASAEQVLALFKERGYNAKHVVITGGEPCMYDLNPVCELLHANGYSTQIETSGTFEILAPEQTWVTVSPKINMRGGYKVLRSAMQRADEIKHPVAMQKHVEELEDLFLKTGVNPRLVYLQPISQKQSATKLAIETCIEKNWRLSVQVHKYLGIS; encoded by the coding sequence TTGTACAAAATTAACGAAGTGTTTGAAACAATTCAAGGTGAAGCGAGTTTTACGGGTACACCTTCAATCTTTTTACGTTTACAAGGCTGCCCTGTAGGCTGTGCTTGGTGTGATACGAAGCAAACATGGGATGTTGATAATGTATATAAAGTGTCTCTTGATGACACGGTCGAGAAAAAAGCGGATTCTGATCATTGGGCAGAAGCATCAGCAGAGCAAGTATTAGCATTATTTAAAGAACGTGGCTATAACGCTAAACATGTGGTGATCACCGGTGGTGAGCCTTGCATGTACGACCTAAATCCAGTGTGTGAATTATTACATGCAAACGGCTACTCAACTCAAATTGAAACCAGCGGCACATTTGAGATTTTAGCGCCTGAGCAAACATGGGTGACCGTATCACCAAAGATTAATATGCGTGGTGGCTATAAAGTACTGCGCAGTGCGATGCAGCGTGCTGATGAAATTAAGCATCCTGTTGCAATGCAAAAGCATGTTGAAGAGCTTGAAGACTTATTCTTAAAAACGGGTGTGAATCCACGTTTAGTGTACCTTCAACCAATTAGTCAAAAGCAGTCAGCGACCAAACTTGCTATTGAAACATGTATTGAGAAAAATTGGCGTTTATCAGTTCAGGTGCATAAGTACTTAGGGATTAG